The Imtechella halotolerans DNA window GCGCTGTTTATGATTATGGACAAAACGGAGCTGAGTTAAAGAAAAATATCCGAGAATATTGGTGGAAAGCAATGGTGCAAATGCACGAAAACATCGTAGGAATTGACGCTGCTATTTTTATGCATCCTACCACCTGGAAGGCTTCTGGCCACGTAGATGCATTCAATGATCCATTAATTGACAACAAAGACTCAAAAAAAAGATACCGAGCTGATGTATTGGTTGAAGACTATGTAGCCAAAATTGAAGCTAAAATCGAAAAAGAAGTTGAAAAAGCAGCCAAACGCTTTGGTGAAGCATTTAACAAAGAACAATTTTTAGAAACCAATACTAAAGTTCTTGAATATCAAGACAAAGCTACATCCATTTTAAAAAGATTAGGTAAATCTCTAGAGGAGGAAAACCTTATGGATGTAAAAGCACTAATTGAAGAACTGGAAATTGCTGATCCTGATACTGGATCCAAAAACTGGACTGATGTAAAACAGTTTAACCTAATGTTTGGAACAAAACTGGGAGCTACTGCGGAAACAGCTATGGACTTATATCTTCGCCCTGAAACAGCACAAGGAATCTTTGTTAACTTCCTTAATGTTCAGAAAACGGGTCGTATGAAAATTCCTTTTGGGATTGCACAAACAGGTAAGGCCTTTAGGAATGAAATCGTAGCTCGTCAATTCATTTTTCGAATGCGAGAATTTGAACAAATGGAGATGCAGTTCTTTATCAAACCAGGAACTCAAAAAGAATGGTATGAACACTGGAAAGAAACACGACTAAAGTGGCATTTATCTTTGGGAATGGGTGAAAACAATTATCGTTTTCACGACCATGAGAAACTGGCTCATTATGCGGATGCCGCATGTGACATTGAATTTAAATTCCCTTTCGGTTTTAAAGAATTAGAGGGAATCCATTCACGCACAGATTTCGATTTGGGTAATCATGAAAAATTTTCAGGAAAAAAACTTCAATATTTTGATCCCGAAGAAAATAAAAGTTACATCCCATATGTACTCGAGACCTCAATTGGACTAGATCGTATGTTTTTGGCTACTTTCTCAAACTCATTAACAGAGGAGATTCTAGAAGACGGATCAACGAGAACCGTATTGCGTCTGCCCGCTGTACTAGCTCCTACAAAAGCTGCCGTTTTGCCACTTATTAAAAAGGATGGCTTACCAGAGATAGCTCGTTCAATAATCGATGAACTTAAATGGGACTTCAATGTTACTTACGATGAAAAGGATGCAGTAGGAAGACGATATAGAAGACAGGACGCTGCTGGGACTCCATTCTGTATTACTGTGGATCACCAAACAAAAGAAGATAATAAAGTCACTATTAGACATAGAGACACTATGGTACAAAAACGTGTGAACATTACCGACTTGCGCGAGATTATCCTGCAAGAGGTTGATATGCGCTATTGGTTGCAAAAAATGTAATCACCGTTTTTCATCTTCCCTGGATTGGGAATCTATATATAAACTCCCCGTAAAAAGGGAGTTTTTTATCTTTTATTACGAGATAATGATATTTATCATCTAATCTCCTTTAGAGGACCACTAAATTTGTATTCGTGAAATTAGGTATCTTCCATATAGCAATTGGGTTAACTGTATGTATGTTATTTAATGCGCTACGCATGCCTGTCACTTATTTATACTATGAATTAGATCCTGATGGTTTTATTGCATTACTATGTGAAAATAAAGACACGCCTGAATTAGAATGCGAAGGAAAATGCGAATTAAAAAAAGTAGCAGAATCATCCACTAACAATTCCAAAGAGCCAGCAAAAAGTATTCATTATAAAGAGATTCAACTCTTTGTAGAGTCTATTCCAGAATTTTATTTTCATAACTCATCCATCGATCCAAAAACATCGATTAAGTACAGTAATTTGTACACTTTCGCTGCGATAAACAATTGTTTCCATCCTCCAAAAATTTAGTTTAAATCATACATAACATAATACTACTATTGGTTGCATTTTGTAACCGACACACATATTTATTGTTTAATTTAAACTAATAATGTAATGAAATATTCGTTACGCATACTACTATGTATGCTATTCATTTATAATTCCTATTCTCAGGAAAATACCACTATTGTAATCGACACTACTTATAAAAAATCAATAAAACTAGACGAAGTAATTGTAGTAGGAAATATAAAAACTGATCCTGTACTAACATTGGTGTCTCGAAATTACAGCAAACAAATTGTGCAACCTAAAAATGTAACCGACTTATTTAATGACATAAACGGATTCTCAATTATCAAAAGAGGTAATTATGCATTAGATCCATCATTTAGAGCTTCCCAATATGAACAACTAAACGTACAATATGATGGTGGAACAAAAGCTATGCACGCATGTCCAAACCGCATGGATCCCATTACCACCCATATCATTCCTGAAGAAATTTCTAAAATAGAAATCATAAAAGGCCCATTTTCTGTCCGATATGGCGCCACATTTGCAGGAATAATTAATATGGTTACCCATAGACCTGATGCCACAGATAATAAACTTCATGGAAGTATATCAGGTGGATATGAACATAATGGAAATTCTTTTGTCTCATTACTTCGATTAGAACAAGTTACAAATAATTATGATATTTCTGGTTCATTAGGATATCGTGATTACGGAAACTACAAGGATGGGAACGGCACAGAAATACCATCATCTTTTAGGAGTACTGATTACAGTATTCGTTTTGGCTACAACCTTACAGAAAATCAGCGGATACAAACACATTGGAGACAATCATTTGGAAGAGACGTTCTACATGCCGGATTAGCTATGGACACTGATTATGATGACAGCAGCATTCTTTCTTTAGATTATAAATGGAATGCTATAAGCAATTCCATTCAAGCATTTACAGCTAAAGTATATTACAGTTATGTTGATCACCTGATGCATAACCTAGACCGTCCAATGGCTAAAATGACAGAATCTATTTCAGCGGTTGAAGCAACAACTATTGGAGGTAAATTTGAACTTACCTGGATACCGGTAAAATCAATTACAATGTACAGTGGTGTTGATGCATTACTCATCGGAAGAGATGGAAACCGAAATCGCACTGTAAAAATGATGAATGGAACCCAACTACCAAATCCAATGGAATTTGAAGACAAAATATGGCAGGACGCCTATATTCATGATTGGGGATTATTTTCAGAAGCAAAGTGGGCTATTAACCACAAAACAATTCTATCTGCAGGTATTCGATTAGATATAATCACTTCAGAAGCAACAGATCCAGATCCAGCCTTTGAAGCACTATACAATCTTGATAAAAGAACTGAAAACAACCTAAGCGGTACCGTCTCTTTGAAACATCTTATAAATGATAAATTATCATTTGAAACTGCCTATGGAAGGGGTGTCCGATCTGCAAATATGGTAGAACGATTTATAAGTCATTTCAACGTTGGTCAAGATCCTTACGAATATATTGGAAACCCTGACTTAAAAGCTGAGATAAACAATCAATGGGAAATTGGGCTAAAAGGTTGGCAACCTCTAGAAGGAATAATCAACCGATTAGGTTTTTCTACAGCTGTTTACTATTCACATTTCGAAAATTATATTGTAGCTATCATTGATGAAACTAAAACACGAAAATATAATCCTTCTTCGCCTCCAATCCATCCAAAAGTATTTCAAAACTTGAATAAAGCCTTTAAAACTGGTTTTGAAATAATGGGAGAAATCGGATTTACTAATGATATTAGTATGAAGCTAGAAATGGCCTATGTATATTCTAGAAACAAAGATTTACACGAATCTTTACCATTAACTCCTCCACTCACTACAAAACTATTCTTTGGAGTAGAAAAAGAAAAATGGTGGGCGAATATCCAATGGAACCTTGTTTCAAAACAGCCTAAAATTGCTCAAAGTTTTGGTGAAATATCAACCAAAGGGTATCAAACCATGGACATGAAATTTGGAATTAAACCTTTGAAAAACATAACTTTAGGAGCAGCAGTTCTAAATACGTTTGACACCACCTATAACAACCACCTTAACTTCTCCTTTACTAATCAAGCAGATTTTAGTAGAGTACCTATTACAGATCCTGGGAGAAATATAACGGCATTCCTACAATATCAATTTTAATAAAAAGAGAGCCATATGGCTCTCTTTTTTTACATTATTTTAGTGGTCATGTCCACCTGTATCATCTCCTGAAATCATTTCATTCGCTCCAACTCTAAGAAAAATAGTTCCTTCGGGTATGGAAGAAGTTATTTCTACCCAATTTTCAGTACGTTCTCCAACTTGAACTTCCATTTTTTCAAAACTATAACCCTTCGAAGACTGCTCCTTTTGAACTAAAACCCAATGAATACCATCAACATCAATTACTGCAGACGCAGGTAATGCCAAAGCTTTTCGCTCTGAAATGAACACCTCGGCTTCAACAAACATTCCTGCGGCAAAATGTACTTTATCTTCTTCTCTTAAATGACCATGGATCGTAATAGTACGTGTTTTTCCATCAACGGACGTTCCTACGAGGTAGACATCAGCGTCGTACATTTCATTGCCTGCTTCAGGAACCCTAAATGAAATATGCTGTCCTTTTTTTAATTGCAATATATCTTTCTCAAAAACTTGCAATTCCACATGCATATGGGAGACATCCATTAATTCCATAATTTCATCAGAAGGCGAAACATAAGTTCCATTAGATACTGAAACACTAGTAACATTTCCTTCGATAGGAGACCTTAAAGAGATCAACGAAGTAAAATTACCTTGAGCAACTGTGGAAGGATTAATGGAGAGTAATTCTAACTTTTTAGACAAACCTTGCTGTAGTGCTATAGCCTTCTTATAATCACTTTCCGCTTTCAAAAAATTCTTTTGGGAAGTAATATTTTCGGCAATTAGTGCACGCTGTCTCTCGAATTCAGATTTAAGAAATGTCAATTCCTCAGTTATTTCCATATACTCTTGTTGCAAGGTTACAAATTCTGTATTTTCGAGAGTAACTACCATTTGACCTTTTCGTACCTTATCACCTACGAGCAATGGACTGTTCTTAATATACCCCCCCATGAAAGTACGAATGGAGGCCCTATTTTGAGGGGGAACGTCCAAATATCCATTGGCAGCAATTTTCTTTGGAAATATAGCCTCCTGCAAAGTTCCAACCTCCATTTGTCCTAGACTAAATTGATCATTGCTAACAATTATTAATGTTTCCTCAGCACTAGTAACTTCCTCTGAAACAACCTCCTTCTTAGTTTGACCACATGCCAAAATGAAAAAGGATAAGCATATATAATAGAATTTTTTATTCATCGATATTAAAGTGTTAAATTGTTTATTTCAATAACCGTTTGATTGTACAGATTAAGATTGGTAAGATATTCAAGCTCAATTTCAGAAGCATTTTCAATACTAGTAAGATATTGAAAGAAATCAATTTCCCCTGATCTATAACTAGCTTGCGCTGTGTTCAAAATTTCTTTAGCCAACTGAGTACCTTCTTTTTCATAATAGGTAAGTGCTTCCCCATATTTTTTAAGTTCTGCAATCAATTGTTGTTTGTGAGTTTGAAGCCTAATAACATAGTCTTTAGACTTTTGAACCGCTGTTTCATAAGCTATTCTAGATGCCTTAATTCGCGAAGCATTACCTTGGAAAAATAATGGAATTTTCACACCTAACTGATACCCAATGAGTGATTGATTAAGAGCACTGTTAGTTCCCTGAAAATATTCTAAACTCAAATCAGGAAGTAACTTATGTTTCTCTAAACTGCTTTGAGCTTTAAAATATGATTCATTGGCGGCTGCTAATGTAAGTCCTGCATTTTTAACCATTGTAGAATCCTCCAGAGTTAATTTAGTTAAGGGAATTATCTGAATTTCAGGTAAAGTATCCGTTTGAACCCAACGCTTTAAATTCTCAATAGAATATTGTACGTCTTGTAAAGATTGATTCAATAAGGTTTGCATCTGTCTCTGCTTGGAAGAAGCTGTGATCTTTTCTAGGTAGTTGGTTTCTCCCAACTCGAAACGCCGTTGAGCGTTATAAGCAAAATTCTGATACAAACTATCTAGCTTTCTATATACACCTGCTTGATGCTGCCTGTATAAATATTCATAATAGGATGCAAGCACTGCTTTTTGTAATTGGCTTCTACGAATTTCAGCCATAGCTGTTGCCATAGAATACTGCATTTTAGCCACTTTCTTAGCTGCAAAATATACAGTAGGGAAAGAAAAATCCTGTTGTATACCGAACTTATAATTTGGCTTATTATTATAAGCTACATCATTTTCATCATATCCGTAATACAAGGTTGTTTTATCAAATGAAAACGCATTTGTAATATTAGTTTTGGCCGCCTTTTGTTCCAATTGTGCCGCATTCAAGTCAGAATTATTTTCCATAGCCATTTTCATTAGCATTTCAAGTTGCAATGGTTTTTCTTGAGCAGATAATGATGTTATTCCGAACCCAAAAATCAACACCATTGGCAAAACAGGAAGTTTCCTATTCTTCCTCCGTTTAACACGAATCTCTTCTCCATCAAAAATAGCATACAATACTGGCAATACAATTAAAGTAAGTAAGGTAGCTGTAATTAACCCTCCTACAACAACTGTTGCAAGTGGCCTCTGTACTTCTGCTCCAGCATTTACGGAAATAGCCATTGGTAAAAACCCTAAGGCCGCTGCCGCTGCTGTCAGCAAAACCGGACGTAAACGTTCGCGGGTTCCAACAAGGACACGCTGATGAATATTAACCATCCCATGAGCTTTTAATTCCTTAAAATGTTCAATCAAAACAATTCCATTTAAAACGGCTATTCCGAAAAGAGCAATAAACCCTACTCCTGCAGAAATACTAAAAGGCAT harbors:
- a CDS encoding glycine--tRNA ligase: MANQDEHFKKVIAHAKEYGYIFQSSEIYDGLSAVYDYGQNGAELKKNIREYWWKAMVQMHENIVGIDAAIFMHPTTWKASGHVDAFNDPLIDNKDSKKRYRADVLVEDYVAKIEAKIEKEVEKAAKRFGEAFNKEQFLETNTKVLEYQDKATSILKRLGKSLEEENLMDVKALIEELEIADPDTGSKNWTDVKQFNLMFGTKLGATAETAMDLYLRPETAQGIFVNFLNVQKTGRMKIPFGIAQTGKAFRNEIVARQFIFRMREFEQMEMQFFIKPGTQKEWYEHWKETRLKWHLSLGMGENNYRFHDHEKLAHYADAACDIEFKFPFGFKELEGIHSRTDFDLGNHEKFSGKKLQYFDPEENKSYIPYVLETSIGLDRMFLATFSNSLTEEILEDGSTRTVLRLPAVLAPTKAAVLPLIKKDGLPEIARSIIDELKWDFNVTYDEKDAVGRRYRRQDAAGTPFCITVDHQTKEDNKVTIRHRDTMVQKRVNITDLREIILQEVDMRYWLQKM
- a CDS encoding TonB-dependent receptor domain-containing protein; the protein is MKYSLRILLCMLFIYNSYSQENTTIVIDTTYKKSIKLDEVIVVGNIKTDPVLTLVSRNYSKQIVQPKNVTDLFNDINGFSIIKRGNYALDPSFRASQYEQLNVQYDGGTKAMHACPNRMDPITTHIIPEEISKIEIIKGPFSVRYGATFAGIINMVTHRPDATDNKLHGSISGGYEHNGNSFVSLLRLEQVTNNYDISGSLGYRDYGNYKDGNGTEIPSSFRSTDYSIRFGYNLTENQRIQTHWRQSFGRDVLHAGLAMDTDYDDSSILSLDYKWNAISNSIQAFTAKVYYSYVDHLMHNLDRPMAKMTESISAVEATTIGGKFELTWIPVKSITMYSGVDALLIGRDGNRNRTVKMMNGTQLPNPMEFEDKIWQDAYIHDWGLFSEAKWAINHKTILSAGIRLDIITSEATDPDPAFEALYNLDKRTENNLSGTVSLKHLINDKLSFETAYGRGVRSANMVERFISHFNVGQDPYEYIGNPDLKAEINNQWEIGLKGWQPLEGIINRLGFSTAVYYSHFENYIVAIIDETKTRKYNPSSPPIHPKVFQNLNKAFKTGFEIMGEIGFTNDISMKLEMAYVYSRNKDLHESLPLTPPLTTKLFFGVEKEKWWANIQWNLVSKQPKIAQSFGEISTKGYQTMDMKFGIKPLKNITLGAAVLNTFDTTYNNHLNFSFTNQADFSRVPITDPGRNITAFLQYQF
- a CDS encoding efflux RND transporter periplasmic adaptor subunit yields the protein MNKKFYYICLSFFILACGQTKKEVVSEEVTSAEETLIIVSNDQFSLGQMEVGTLQEAIFPKKIAANGYLDVPPQNRASIRTFMGGYIKNSPLLVGDKVRKGQMVVTLENTEFVTLQQEYMEITEELTFLKSEFERQRALIAENITSQKNFLKAESDYKKAIALQQGLSKKLELLSINPSTVAQGNFTSLISLRSPIEGNVTSVSVSNGTYVSPSDEIMELMDVSHMHVELQVFEKDILQLKKGQHISFRVPEAGNEMYDADVYLVGTSVDGKTRTITIHGHLREEDKVHFAAGMFVEAEVFISERKALALPASAVIDVDGIHWVLVQKEQSSKGYSFEKMEVQVGERTENWVEITSSIPEGTIFLRVGANEMISGDDTGGHDH